From a single Enterobacteriaceae endosymbiont of Donacia bicoloricornis genomic region:
- the greA gene encoding transcription elongation factor GreA produces MKNQIPMTIQGIKKLQKELIKLKNIERPKIINSIIEARKHGDLKENAEYQSARESQSFCEGRIKEIEIKLSNANVIDVTKFLNHNKIIFGSTVYIKNIITNKNIFYKIVGNDEANLKNNLISINAPLARSLIGKKKNDIVKVKTPKGIIKYKILKIKYI; encoded by the coding sequence ATGAAAAACCAAATTCCTATGACTATACAAGGTATAAAAAAATTACAAAAAGAATTAATTAAATTAAAAAATATAGAAAGACCAAAAATTATTAATTCTATTATTGAAGCAAGAAAACATGGTGATTTAAAAGAAAATGCTGAATATCAATCTGCTCGTGAATCACAAAGTTTTTGTGAAGGTCGTATAAAAGAAATAGAAATTAAATTATCAAATGCTAATGTAATAGATGTTACAAAATTTTTAAATCATAATAAAATTATTTTTGGTTCTACTGTATATATAAAAAATATTATAACTAATAAAAATATTTTTTATAAAATTGTTGGCAATGATGAAGCAAATTTAAAAAATAATTTAATTTCAATTAATGCTCCTTTAGCTAGATCTTTAATTGGGAAAAAAAAAAATGATATTGTGAAAGTAAAAACTCCAAAAGGTATTATAAAATATAAAATATTAAAAATTAAATATATTTAG